Proteins encoded within one genomic window of Flavobacterium oreochromis:
- the atpA gene encoding F0F1 ATP synthase subunit alpha, which yields MAEIKPAEISAILKQQLSGFESGATLEEVGTVLQVGDGIARIYGLSNVQYGELVVFENGMEGIVLNLEEDNVGVVLLGPSTGIKEGSTAKRTQRIASLKVGEQMVGRVVNTLGFPIDGKGPIGGDLYEMPLERKAPGVIFRQPVTEPLQTGIKAVDAMIPVGRGQRELVIGDRQTGKSTVCIDTIINQKEFYDAGKPVFCIYVAVGQKASTVAALAKTLEEKGAMAYTVIVAANASDPAPMQVYAPMAGAAIGEYFRDTGRPALIVYDDLSKQAVAYREVSLLLRRPPGREAYPGDVFYLHSRLLERAAKVIADDDIAKNMNDLPESLKPIVKGGGSLTALPIIETQAGDVSAYIPTNVISITDGQIFLESDLFNSGVRPAINVGISVSRVGGNAQIKSMKKVSGTLKLDQAQFRELEAFAKFGSDLDAATLNVIEKGKRNVEILKQGLNSPFTVEDQVAIIYAGTKNLLRNVPVAKVKEFEKDYLEFLNNKHRDTLDALKAGKFDDNITDVLEKVAKEVAAKYN from the coding sequence ATGGCGGAAATCAAACCAGCTGAAATTTCAGCAATATTAAAGCAACAATTATCAGGTTTTGAATCTGGTGCTACTTTAGAAGAAGTAGGTACTGTTCTTCAAGTAGGAGACGGTATTGCTCGTATTTATGGGCTTTCTAATGTACAATATGGTGAGTTAGTGGTTTTTGAAAACGGTATGGAAGGTATCGTGTTGAACCTTGAAGAAGATAATGTAGGGGTGGTTTTATTAGGACCTTCTACAGGTATCAAAGAAGGTTCAACTGCTAAAAGAACACAACGTATTGCTTCTTTAAAAGTTGGTGAGCAAATGGTAGGTCGTGTAGTAAACACTTTAGGATTTCCAATTGATGGTAAAGGACCTATCGGTGGTGATTTATACGAAATGCCTTTAGAGCGTAAAGCACCAGGGGTAATTTTCCGTCAACCAGTAACCGAACCATTACAAACAGGTATTAAAGCAGTAGACGCTATGATTCCAGTAGGTCGTGGGCAACGTGAGTTAGTAATTGGTGACCGTCAAACAGGTAAATCTACAGTTTGTATAGATACTATTATTAACCAAAAAGAATTTTACGATGCTGGTAAACCAGTATTTTGTATCTATGTTGCTGTAGGTCAAAAAGCTTCTACTGTTGCTGCTTTAGCTAAAACTTTAGAAGAAAAAGGAGCAATGGCTTATACAGTTATTGTTGCTGCTAATGCTTCTGATCCAGCTCCAATGCAGGTATATGCTCCAATGGCAGGTGCTGCAATTGGTGAATACTTCCGTGATACAGGTCGTCCTGCTTTAATTGTTTATGATGATTTATCTAAACAAGCAGTTGCTTACCGTGAGGTGTCTTTATTGTTAAGAAGACCACCAGGACGTGAAGCTTACCCTGGAGACGTATTCTATTTACACTCTCGTTTATTAGAAAGAGCTGCAAAAGTAATTGCTGATGACGATATTGCTAAAAACATGAATGATTTACCAGAATCGTTAAAACCAATCGTTAAAGGTGGTGGTTCATTAACAGCTTTACCAATCATCGAAACGCAAGCGGGTGACGTTTCTGCATATATCCCTACAAACGTAATTTCAATTACTGATGGACAAATTTTCTTAGAGTCTGATTTATTTAACTCAGGAGTACGTCCAGCAATTAACGTAGGTATCTCAGTATCTCGTGTAGGAGGTAACGCACAAATCAAGTCTATGAAAAAAGTATCAGGTACTTTAAAGTTAGACCAAGCTCAGTTCCGTGAATTAGAAGCATTCGCTAAATTCGGTTCTGACTTAGATGCTGCTACTTTAAACGTAATTGAAAAAGGTAAACGTAACGTAGAAATCTTAAAACAAGGTTTAAACTCTCCGTTTACTGTTGAAGACCAAGTTGCTATTATCTACGCTGGTACTAAAAATTTATTAAGAAACGTACCTGTAGCTAAAGTTAAAGAATTCGAAAAAGATTATTTAGAATTCTTAAATAACAAACATAGAGATACATTAGACGCTTTAAAAGCTGGTAAGTTTGATGATAATATCACAGATGTTTTAGAGAAAGTAGCAAAAGAAGTAGCTGCAAAGTATAACTAA
- a CDS encoding riboflavin synthase — protein sequence MFTGIIETLGKIVALEKEGENIHVSVQSSITKELKIDQSVAHNGICLTVVNLNDDIYTVTAIKETIDKTNLSEWKIGDLINLERAMKLGDRLDGHIVQGHVDQIGICKQIEEANGSWYFTFEYNKDLKNITIEKGSITVNGTSLTVVNSKLNEFSVAIIPYTYEHTNFHTFQIGTKVNLEFDVIGKYVTRLQSFNF from the coding sequence ATGTTTACAGGAATTATAGAAACTCTAGGTAAGATTGTAGCGCTAGAAAAAGAAGGTGAAAACATTCATGTTTCAGTACAATCTTCTATAACAAAAGAACTAAAAATAGATCAAAGTGTTGCTCATAACGGCATATGCTTAACTGTCGTTAATCTAAATGATGACATATATACTGTTACTGCAATTAAGGAAACAATTGACAAAACCAACCTAAGCGAGTGGAAAATAGGAGATCTTATTAATCTGGAACGAGCAATGAAATTAGGAGATCGACTAGATGGTCACATAGTACAAGGACATGTAGACCAAATAGGAATTTGCAAACAGATAGAAGAAGCAAATGGCAGTTGGTATTTTACCTTTGAATACAATAAGGATTTGAAAAATATTACAATTGAAAAGGGCTCTATAACGGTTAACGGAACGAGTCTAACTGTAGTCAATTCAAAATTAAACGAATTTAGTGTTGCAATTATCCCTTACACTTATGAACATACAAATTTTCATACTTTTCAAATAGGAACAAAAGTAAATCTTGAATTTGACGTAATAGGAAAATATGTTACTAGATTGCAATCTTTTAATTTTTAA
- a CDS encoding YceD family protein codes for MRVTNEYLIPYIGLKIGKHQFEYLISKAFFDYFQYDEFDSVDIKVSLVLEKQSNMLELNFKHKGTVNVLCDVTGEPFDLPVKGKLKLIVRFGEAYNDENEELLILPFGEHQIDIAQYIYEMIVLSIPFKRVSPQALEEEDAFEETEIAEEQDIKEEEIDPRWAALKKLLTDK; via the coding sequence ATGAGAGTTACGAATGAATATTTAATTCCTTATATAGGATTAAAAATAGGAAAGCACCAGTTTGAATACCTAATTAGTAAGGCGTTCTTTGATTACTTTCAATATGACGAATTTGATTCAGTCGATATAAAAGTAAGTTTGGTATTAGAAAAGCAAAGTAACATGCTTGAGTTAAATTTTAAGCATAAAGGGACTGTAAATGTGTTATGTGATGTAACAGGTGAACCTTTTGATTTGCCTGTAAAAGGAAAGTTAAAATTAATTGTACGCTTTGGAGAGGCATATAATGATGAAAATGAAGAATTGTTAATTCTTCCTTTTGGTGAGCATCAGATTGATATAGCACAATATATATATGAAATGATTGTTCTTTCAATACCTTTTAAAAGAGTAAGTCCTCAGGCTTTAGAAGAAGAGGATGCCTTTGAAGAAACTGAAATTGCAGAAGAGCAAGACATAAAAGAAGAAGAAATTGACCCGCGTTGGGCAGCATTAAAGAAACTATTAACGGATAAATAA
- the rpmF gene encoding 50S ribosomal protein L32: MAHPKRRQSSTRRDKRRTHYKATVAQIATCPVTGEAHLYHRAYWHEGKMYYRGQVVIDKSVAVA, from the coding sequence ATGGCACATCCTAAGAGAAGACAATCGTCGACAAGAAGAGACAAAAGAAGAACTCATTATAAAGCAACTGTTGCTCAGATTGCAACTTGCCCAGTAACTGGTGAAGCTCACTTATACCACAGAGCTTACTGGCATGAAGGCAAAATGTATTATAGAGGTCAAGTAGTTATTGATAAATCAGTAGCTGTTGCTTAA
- the accB gene encoding acetyl-CoA carboxylase biotin carboxyl carrier protein, which translates to MDIREIQNLIKFVAKSGATEVKLEMDDFKITIKTTPEGAETATFVQQVPMQAAIPQMPVAAASAPVAAPAPAAPVVTESVAEDTSKYVTVKSPMIGTFYRKPAPDKPMFVEVGSLISKGDTLCVIEAMKLFNEIESEVSGKIVKILVDDASPVEFDQPLFLVDPS; encoded by the coding sequence ATGGATATTAGAGAAATTCAAAACCTAATTAAGTTTGTAGCTAAATCAGGTGCTACTGAGGTAAAACTAGAGATGGATGATTTTAAAATCACTATCAAAACTACACCTGAAGGTGCTGAAACTGCTACGTTTGTACAGCAGGTGCCAATGCAAGCGGCTATCCCACAAATGCCAGTTGCTGCTGCTTCAGCGCCAGTTGCTGCTCCAGCTCCAGCTGCTCCGGTTGTAACAGAATCAGTTGCTGAAGATACTTCTAAGTACGTTACTGTAAAGTCACCAATGATTGGAACATTTTACCGTAAACCAGCTCCAGATAAACCAATGTTTGTAGAAGTGGGTTCTTTAATTTCTAAAGGTGATACTTTATGTGTTATTGAAGCAATGAAGTTATTCAACGAGATAGAAAGTGAAGTATCTGGTAAAATTGTTAAGATTTTAGTAGATGATGCTTCGCCTGTTGAATTTGATCAACCATTATTTTTAGTAGACCCATCATAA